Proteins found in one Triticum urartu cultivar G1812 chromosome 4, Tu2.1, whole genome shotgun sequence genomic segment:
- the LOC125554341 gene encoding protein N-terminal and lysine N-methyltransferase efm7, with the protein METAFFSAASLFHADDDSDDDGGGTRDEAQVGAEGESQQPALEYEERIHKFPGVDLSIREFSSHQLNANLLWPGTFFFADWLVKNPSILDGQRILELGSGTGALAIFLQKTFGVDITTSDYDDKDIEENIAHNCRVNKLDVLPHIRHTWGDPFPILQPAWNIVIASDILLYVKQYPNLIMTLSFLLEESDLNSQKGVYTNITTKAGTQVAARCPMFLMSWRRRIGKDQSIFFDGCEKAGLEVQHLGDLVYLINKKR; encoded by the exons ATGGAgacggccttcttctccgccgcCTCCCTCTTCCACGCCGAcgacgacagcgacgacgacggcggcggcacACGAG ACGAGGCGCAGGTGGGCGCCGAGGGGGAGAGCCAGCAGCCGGCGCTGGAGTACGAGGAGAGGATCCACAAGTTCCCCGGAGTG GACTTGAGCATCAGAGAATTCTCATCTCATCAGCTAAATGCCAATTTGCTATGGCCTGGGACATTTTTCTTTGCTGACTGGCTGGTTAAGAATCCATCAATTCTGGATGGTCAACGGATCCTGGAACTAGGAAG TGGAACAGGAGCTTTAGCCATTTTCCTGCAAAAAACATTTGGAGTGGATATCACGACTTCTGATTATGATGACAAGGATATTGAAGAAAACATAGCTCACAACTGCAGAGTCAATAAGTTGGATGTGTTACCTCATATCCGAC ACACGTGGGGAGATCCATTTCCGATTCTCCAACCTGCTTGGAACATTGTCATCGCCAGTGACATTCTATTAT ATGTGAAACAGTACCCGAACCTGATAATGACGCTGTCCTTTCTTCTGGAAGAATCCGATCTTAACAGCCAAAAAGGTGTATACACAAACATCACGACCAAAGCAG GAACACAAGTGGCTGCCAGGTGCCCCATGTTCCTGATGAGCTGGCGTAGAAGGATTGGGAAAGACCAGTCGATTTTCTTCGATGGATGCGAGAAGGCAGGCCTGGAAGTGCAGCACCTGGGTGATCTCGTGTACCTCATCAACAAGAAACGCTGA